The Anoxybacillus flavithermus genome has a segment encoding these proteins:
- a CDS encoding GGDEF domain-containing protein has translation MEEKIRLPHALFSNEQLLFHMMDQLFDIVFLMKVEKGPRFRYVRVSPTALHLANLREEDIGKCIEDVYDEEMSNLLNFQYMKACKTKSLVSFRARMNVKDDIRFAESTLIPLLNEKNEVSYIVACTREITDMLKKEEQLEEAQQLIDSLFTHSQEAFILFDLFGHIIRVNEETKRLFGLQQKDIVGKTLFDVIPVYKENIDQTLQRLSEGKPLHAIRLTMKTKNGETIYVSVNVSPLFNKDGNIIAGFASLLNITDLILTQKQLKQSEKLHRHVVETFPEAIMICTNQQVTYANAVALRMFKASTIEDVRNKPVQQCIHTVPEPTITAIDGETIPVQIHILPFPYETNRTELMIIKPSEPIVVHEKEKVYINRTEFMEKLTDLLFTHEGVAVLLVDIHQFKFINSFLGYENGDELLKQVDMRLHNTIHPKAIWTRITGDQFAIALSYESQEEVKQFATMIKEVLIEPYCIAQQQIRIGIHIGVGYAYDAKLCAETLLNNAEKALYFAKTEGTNVVKSYEAHMSDAFTRKIQLENALSSAVKNEELFLLYQPKVNFHTRSFSVEALVRWKHPQFGFVSPAEFIPMAEETNVIQDIGKWVLRQACRDVAFLRQSVAGCMKIAINLSAKQFLDEHLVEDIQHILQAEHCDASCFILEITETTIIKNPEQVVKTLERLKKLGFSIAVDDFGVSYSSLEYLNRFPIDEVKIDRSFIQNITNNEKSKEIVSAIISLAHNLQLTVTAEGVETEQQAQFLIEKQCEQLQGFYFSRPVSLEQLPSTITSLRQIMDTLKSPM, from the coding sequence GTGGAAGAAAAAATACGCTTGCCACATGCTCTTTTCTCAAATGAACAGTTGCTATTTCATATGATGGACCAATTGTTCGATATCGTTTTTTTAATGAAAGTCGAAAAAGGACCGCGGTTTCGCTACGTTCGCGTCAGTCCGACAGCCCTCCATTTAGCGAATTTACGCGAAGAAGATATAGGAAAATGTATTGAAGATGTGTATGATGAAGAAATGTCAAATCTTTTAAACTTTCAATATATGAAAGCATGCAAAACAAAGTCACTCGTCTCCTTTCGTGCTCGAATGAACGTAAAAGATGATATACGTTTTGCAGAATCTACGTTAATTCCGCTTTTGAACGAAAAAAATGAAGTATCATATATCGTCGCATGTACGCGTGAAATTACCGATATGCTAAAAAAAGAAGAACAGCTAGAAGAAGCACAACAACTAATTGACTCTTTATTTACCCACTCGCAAGAAGCTTTTATTTTATTTGATTTATTCGGGCATATTATTCGCGTCAACGAAGAGACAAAACGTTTATTCGGATTGCAACAAAAAGACATTGTCGGGAAAACGCTTTTCGACGTCATTCCTGTATATAAAGAAAATATCGATCAAACGTTACAACGATTAAGCGAAGGAAAACCATTACATGCCATTCGCCTAACGATGAAAACGAAAAACGGTGAGACGATATACGTTTCTGTAAACGTATCTCCTTTATTCAACAAAGACGGAAACATTATCGCAGGCTTTGCTAGCCTTTTAAATATTACGGATCTCATCTTAACGCAAAAACAATTAAAACAAAGCGAAAAATTACATCGTCATGTCGTGGAAACCTTTCCCGAGGCGATTATGATTTGTACAAATCAACAAGTAACGTATGCGAATGCAGTTGCCCTACGTATGTTCAAAGCATCAACGATCGAAGACGTACGAAACAAACCAGTCCAACAATGTATTCATACCGTCCCGGAGCCAACCATCACAGCAATCGACGGCGAAACAATCCCTGTACAAATCCACATCCTCCCGTTTCCGTACGAAACAAACAGGACTGAACTGATGATCATTAAACCGAGTGAACCGATCGTTGTACACGAAAAAGAAAAAGTATATATAAATCGAACGGAATTTATGGAAAAGCTAACCGATCTTCTTTTCACGCACGAAGGTGTCGCCGTTCTGTTAGTTGATATACATCAATTTAAATTTATCAATAGCTTTCTCGGCTATGAAAACGGTGACGAGCTATTAAAACAAGTAGACATGCGCCTTCACAACACGATACATCCAAAAGCGATTTGGACGCGAATAACGGGCGATCAATTCGCAATTGCTCTTTCGTACGAAAGCCAAGAAGAAGTAAAACAATTCGCCACCATGATAAAAGAGGTGCTCATCGAGCCATATTGCATCGCCCAACAACAAATTCGCATCGGCATTCATATTGGTGTCGGCTACGCATACGATGCGAAGTTATGTGCGGAAACGCTACTTAACAATGCCGAAAAAGCGCTATATTTTGCGAAAACGGAAGGAACAAACGTCGTAAAATCGTACGAAGCGCATATGTCGGACGCTTTTACCCGCAAGATTCAGCTTGAAAATGCCCTTTCGTCAGCAGTGAAAAACGAAGAACTTTTTTTACTTTACCAGCCAAAAGTGAATTTCCATACGCGCTCGTTTAGTGTCGAAGCGCTCGTTCGTTGGAAACATCCACAGTTTGGCTTTGTGAGCCCCGCCGAATTTATTCCAATGGCGGAAGAAACGAACGTCATTCAAGACATCGGAAAATGGGTGTTGCGTCAAGCTTGCCGCGATGTTGCGTTTTTGCGTCAAAGTGTAGCAGGATGCATGAAAATCGCTATCAACTTATCTGCCAAACAATTTTTAGACGAACATCTTGTCGAAGATATTCAACATATTTTACAAGCAGAACATTGCGATGCTTCATGCTTTATTTTAGAAATTACTGAAACAACGATTATTAAAAACCCGGAACAAGTTGTGAAAACGTTAGAGCGTTTAAAAAAGCTCGGCTTTTCGATTGCGGTAGACGACTTTGGGGTCAGTTATTCATCGCTTGAATATTTAAACCGCTTCCCGATCGACGAAGTAAAAATTGATCGCTCATTTATTCAAAACATAACAAACAATGAAAAAAGCAAAGAAATTGTGAGCGCCATTATTTCTTTGGCGCATAACTTACAGTTAACTGTAACGGCTGAAGGAGTCGAAACAGAGCAACAAGCGCAATTTTTAATTGAAAAACAATGTGAACAACTGCAAGGATTTTATTTCAGCCGCCCGGTCTCGCTTGAACAACTTCCAAGCACAATCACATCATTAAGACAAATCATGGACACGTTAAAATCCCCGATGTAA
- a CDS encoding ABC transporter ATP-binding protein yields the protein MLQLKQITKVFNEGTLDEKVALKHIDLSLHSGDFVTIIGSNGAGKSTLMNIISGRLVPDVGEVMIDGKDVTTMSEHDRARYIGRVFQDPMAGTAPNMTIEENLAIAYNRTTKRTLRFGVTKKRREFFKEALATLQLGLENRLHAKVGLLSGGERQALSLLMATFTQPHVLLLDEHTAALDPARAQLITHLTKQIVETNHLTTLMVTHNMEQAVQLGNRLIMMDGGQIIFEASGEEKKKLTVEVLLQEFQRIRGSQFASDRAVLV from the coding sequence TTGCTTCAACTCAAGCAGATTACGAAAGTGTTTAACGAAGGAACGCTCGATGAGAAAGTGGCGTTAAAACATATTGATCTCTCGCTTCACTCAGGTGATTTTGTCACTATTATCGGCAGCAATGGAGCAGGAAAATCAACATTGATGAACATTATTTCAGGGCGGCTTGTTCCAGATGTAGGGGAAGTCATGATTGACGGGAAAGATGTGACGACGATGAGCGAACATGATCGCGCCCGTTACATCGGTCGCGTCTTTCAAGATCCGATGGCAGGAACCGCACCGAATATGACGATTGAAGAAAATTTAGCGATTGCCTATAATCGAACAACAAAGCGGACGCTTCGTTTCGGCGTGACGAAAAAGCGGCGTGAATTTTTTAAAGAAGCGCTTGCAACACTTCAGCTTGGGCTAGAAAATCGTCTGCATGCGAAAGTAGGTTTGTTATCTGGTGGAGAACGGCAAGCGTTGTCACTTTTAATGGCGACGTTTACGCAACCGCATGTGCTCCTGCTTGACGAGCATACGGCAGCGTTAGACCCTGCACGCGCCCAATTGATTACACATTTAACGAAACAAATTGTTGAAACAAATCACCTAACGACCTTAATGGTGACGCACAATATGGAGCAAGCTGTCCAATTAGGAAATCGGCTCATTATGATGGATGGGGGGCAAATTATTTTTGAAGCGAGTGGAGAAGAAAAGAAAAAGTTGACTGTTGAAGTGCTTCTCCAAGAGTTTCAGCGCATTCGCGGTAGCCAATTTGCGAGCGATCGCGCAGTGCTTGTATAA
- a CDS encoding ABC transporter permease, giving the protein MITALFSSVEAGLLYALMALGVYISFRILDFPDLTVDGSFVTGAAVASVLIVAGVNPFIASLAALGAGFFAGCMTGLLHTKGKINPLLSGILMMIALYSINLRIMDKPNVPLLQQETVMTIITKAFQRFDQALATVIPFVPKTWGIVVFGMLLVVIVKVVIDLFLKTEVGLALRAVGDNKKMIASFSGNTDRLTIMGLGLSNALVAFSGALIAQYSGFSDIGMGIGMIVIGLASVIIGEALFGAKTIVRATLAVIFGAIVYRIVITLALRVQFLETGDVKLITALIVILALVVPQMIAARAEKQRKARKRGVAVASTQADYESV; this is encoded by the coding sequence ATGATTACAGCATTGTTTAGTTCTGTAGAAGCAGGATTGTTATATGCGCTTATGGCGCTTGGTGTGTATATATCGTTTCGCATTTTAGATTTTCCTGACTTGACGGTGGACGGAAGTTTTGTGACGGGAGCGGCTGTTGCTTCCGTCCTTATCGTCGCTGGCGTCAATCCGTTTATTGCTTCGCTTGCAGCGCTTGGGGCGGGTTTTTTCGCAGGATGTATGACAGGTCTTTTGCATACGAAAGGGAAAATTAATCCGTTATTGTCAGGCATTTTAATGATGATCGCTTTATATTCGATTAATTTGCGTATTATGGATAAACCGAACGTCCCGCTTTTGCAACAAGAAACGGTCATGACGATCATTACGAAAGCGTTTCAACGTTTCGACCAAGCTTTAGCAACGGTTATTCCTTTTGTTCCGAAAACGTGGGGAATTGTCGTTTTTGGGATGTTGTTAGTTGTTATAGTGAAAGTTGTTATTGACTTATTTTTAAAAACAGAAGTCGGTTTGGCGCTGCGCGCAGTCGGGGATAACAAAAAAATGATTGCTAGTTTTTCAGGGAATACCGATCGCTTAACGATCATGGGACTTGGGCTTTCAAACGCGCTTGTTGCGTTTTCGGGTGCGCTCATTGCGCAATATAGCGGCTTTAGTGATATTGGCATGGGAATCGGCATGATTGTCATCGGTTTAGCATCGGTCATTATTGGGGAAGCGCTATTTGGGGCAAAAACGATTGTACGGGCGACGCTTGCGGTCATTTTCGGAGCCATTGTATACCGTATCGTCATTACGTTGGCGTTGCGCGTCCAATTTTTAGAAACGGGTGATGTGAAGTTAATTACAGCTTTGATCGTCATTTTAGCGCTCGTCGTTCCGCAAATGATCGCGGCGCGTGCTGAAAAACAACGGAAAGCGAGAAAGCGGGGTGTAGCCGTTGCTTCAACTCAAGCAGATTACGAAAGTGTTTAA
- a CDS encoding BMP family ABC transporter substrate-binding protein, protein MCGALLLVGGVLAGCSGEKTTKETSGEKEKTYKVGVTQIVEHPSLDAAFNGFKKALEEKGLKVEYDVQIAQGDMNNNQTIANNFVADGVDLIFANSTPSALGALNATKDIPIVFTSVTDPVGAKLVQSMEQPGGNVTGTTDTHPDAIPKTVQFIDQFVDGNRVGMIYNAGEQNSVAQVDAVKKAMEGTDLTIVPVSVSTSAEVKQAAESLVGKVDCFYVITDNTVVSALESVIQVANDQDIPLFVGELDSVKRGGFAAYGFDYYDIGYEAGVMAADILEGKKKPSELPVQYPQKLKLVINKKAAEEMGIAWRSEWDSMAEFIE, encoded by the coding sequence ATGTGTGGAGCGTTGCTGCTTGTCGGTGGTGTGCTTGCTGGATGTTCCGGGGAGAAAACGACGAAAGAAACGAGTGGGGAAAAAGAAAAAACATATAAAGTCGGCGTGACGCAAATTGTTGAACATCCATCGCTTGATGCGGCGTTTAACGGATTTAAAAAGGCGCTTGAAGAGAAAGGATTAAAAGTCGAATACGATGTGCAAATTGCGCAAGGAGATATGAACAATAACCAAACGATCGCCAATAACTTTGTGGCAGATGGCGTCGATTTAATTTTCGCCAATTCGACGCCGAGTGCGCTTGGTGCATTAAATGCAACGAAAGATATTCCGATCGTCTTTACGTCTGTGACGGATCCGGTTGGAGCCAAACTTGTACAATCGATGGAACAGCCGGGCGGAAACGTGACAGGGACGACAGACACACATCCAGATGCGATTCCGAAAACGGTGCAATTTATTGATCAATTTGTCGATGGAAATCGCGTCGGGATGATTTACAACGCTGGGGAACAAAACTCCGTCGCGCAAGTAGATGCGGTGAAAAAAGCGATGGAAGGGACAGATTTAACGATCGTACCTGTGTCGGTGTCGACATCGGCAGAAGTGAAACAAGCAGCGGAATCGTTAGTCGGCAAAGTGGATTGTTTTTATGTTATTACAGACAATACTGTTGTTTCTGCACTTGAATCCGTCATTCAAGTTGCAAACGATCAAGACATCCCGCTTTTTGTTGGGGAGTTAGATTCGGTCAAACGTGGTGGTTTTGCGGCATACGGCTTTGACTATTATGATATTGGCTACGAAGCGGGTGTGATGGCAGCAGACATTTTAGAAGGAAAGAAAAAGCCATCGGAACTTCCGGTGCAATATCCGCAAAAATTAAAACTTGTCATTAATAAAAAAGCGGCAGAAGAGATGGGAATCGCGTGGCGTAGTGAATGGGATAGCATGGCGGAATTTATCGAATAA
- a CDS encoding long-chain fatty acid--CoA ligase (activates fatty acids by binding to coenzyme A), translated as MNLSSRLEQVAAQLPHKEAYVYEGERRTYGELNAAVSKFASGLRHLGIQKGDHIALLLGNSPYFVIGLYGALRAGATVIPINPIYTADEIHYILTNGDVKVVIALDLVIPTLMKLDGRLPNVEHMIICETPQGKEQGIAVPAKMKSFTNVLAIGDVPFFGPELHDDDVAVILYTSGTTGKPKGAMLTHKNLYSNAQDVADYLKMNENDRVIATLPMFHVFCLTVALNAPLMNGGTVLILPKFSPAEVFKVAREQKATVFAGVPTMYNFLYQYPDGKAEDFAHIRLCISGGASMPVALLKNFEKKFQVIISEGYGLSEASPVTCFNPLDRPRKPGSIGTSIVNVENKIVNELGEEVPVGEVGELIVRGPNVMKGYYKMSEETAHTIRGGWLYTGDLAKMDEEGYFYIVDRKKDMIIVGGYNVYPREVEEVLYSHPDVVEAAVIGVPDPNFGETVKCYVVSKNKQLTEQQLIAYCSEHLAKYKVPSSIEFLEELPKNTTGKILRRALKEQVISQSGAM; from the coding sequence ATGAATTTATCTTCACGGTTGGAACAGGTGGCAGCGCAGTTGCCGCATAAGGAGGCGTATGTATACGAAGGGGAGCGGCGTACATATGGCGAGCTAAATGCGGCAGTATCGAAGTTTGCTAGCGGATTGCGCCATCTTGGCATTCAAAAAGGGGATCATATTGCATTATTATTGGGAAACTCACCGTACTTTGTCATCGGGTTATATGGTGCATTGCGGGCAGGAGCGACAGTTATTCCGATTAATCCGATTTATACGGCAGATGAGATTCATTACATTTTAACAAACGGTGACGTAAAAGTTGTCATTGCGCTTGATCTTGTCATTCCAACGCTTATGAAGCTTGATGGACGATTGCCCAATGTCGAGCACATGATCATTTGTGAAACACCACAAGGAAAAGAACAAGGGATCGCTGTGCCGGCAAAAATGAAATCGTTTACAAATGTGTTGGCGATCGGTGATGTGCCGTTCTTCGGGCCAGAGCTTCACGATGATGATGTGGCGGTCATTTTATATACGTCAGGGACGACTGGGAAGCCGAAAGGAGCGATGTTAACACATAAAAATTTATACAGCAACGCCCAAGATGTTGCGGATTATTTAAAAATGAACGAAAATGATCGCGTCATTGCAACGTTGCCAATGTTTCATGTATTTTGTTTAACGGTTGCGCTCAATGCGCCGCTTATGAACGGCGGAACAGTGCTAATTCTCCCAAAATTTAGCCCAGCGGAAGTGTTTAAAGTAGCTCGTGAACAAAAAGCGACGGTGTTTGCAGGCGTGCCGACGATGTATAACTTTTTATATCAATATCCAGACGGAAAAGCGGAAGACTTTGCACATATACGTCTATGCATTTCAGGCGGCGCATCAATGCCTGTTGCGTTATTGAAAAACTTTGAGAAAAAGTTTCAAGTGATCATTTCTGAAGGATACGGATTATCGGAAGCATCACCGGTGACATGTTTTAATCCACTCGATCGTCCGCGTAAGCCGGGATCGATTGGGACGAGCATTGTAAACGTTGAAAATAAAATTGTCAATGAATTAGGAGAAGAAGTGCCTGTTGGGGAAGTCGGGGAATTGATCGTGCGCGGTCCGAATGTGATGAAAGGGTATTATAAAATGTCAGAAGAAACAGCGCATACGATTCGAGGCGGCTGGTTATATACAGGTGATTTAGCGAAAATGGACGAAGAAGGATATTTTTACATTGTTGATCGGAAAAAAGATATGATTATTGTCGGAGGATACAACGTATATCCGCGCGAAGTGGAAGAAGTGTTGTATAGCCATCCAGACGTTGTTGAAGCTGCGGTCATTGGTGTGCCTGATCCGAATTTTGGCGAAACGGTAAAATGTTATGTCGTAAGTAAAAATAAACAGTTAACGGAACAACAGCTGATTGCTTATTGTAGCGAACATTTAGCGAAATATAAAGTGCCAAGTTCGATTGAATTTTTAGAGGAATTGCCAAAAAATACGACAGGAAAAATTTTAAGACGTGCATTAAAAGAGCAAGTCATCTCTCAAAGCGGTGCGATGTAA
- a CDS encoding DNA-binding protein, translating into MKRLKITNDHGWTPRKLRKQERKIKDASLRVRVTAVRLVMEGHLGKDVAKMINLCRQSVALYVARFNEGGLDHLLDRRLPPGRVPFLTEEQQQELRQLVLTTTPVDVGWGISSSWNTRILQSYIQQTYGVSMSHEGIRKLLHRLRLSWTRPTYKLVKGDPTLQAAFQKELEFIKKTNHWAHGSASCR; encoded by the coding sequence ATGAAACGTCTTAAAATTACAAATGATCATGGCTGGACGCCTCGAAAACTTCGGAAACAAGAACGGAAAATCAAAGATGCTTCTCTTCGCGTTCGGGTGACTGCCGTTCGTCTCGTCATGGAAGGGCATCTTGGAAAAGATGTAGCGAAAATGATCAATTTATGCCGTCAATCGGTTGCCCTCTACGTTGCACGTTTTAATGAAGGAGGGCTCGATCATTTACTCGATCGTCGCTTGCCACCCGGTCGTGTGCCGTTTCTCACGGAAGAACAACAACAAGAACTGAGACAACTCGTGTTAACCACCACGCCCGTTGATGTCGGTTGGGGCATCTCTTCGTCATGGAACACACGCATTTTGCAATCTTACATCCAACAAACATATGGTGTTTCCATGTCACACGAAGGGATTCGCAAATTGTTACATCGTCTTCGCTTGTCGTGGACCCGTCCGACTTATAAGCTCGTCAAAGGGGATCCAACGCTTCAAGCTGCTTTTCAAAAAGAACTCGAATTTATAAAAAAAACGAATCACTGGGCACATGGTTCTGCTTCATGTAGATGA
- a CDS encoding transposase, with amino-acid sequence MVLLHVDETHVRAYQALRTTWAEVGNQKHVPSYGHHAHVSIFGAVDVQQGDVVFHRASSANAETFLDFLRRLKEKYADRFIVLVLDNARIHHAKMVQAFLDCEEGGAFHFTATVFASSESD; translated from the coding sequence ATGGTTCTGCTTCATGTAGATGAGACGCATGTTCGCGCCTATCAAGCGCTTCGTACCACATGGGCAGAAGTAGGCAATCAAAAACACGTGCCAAGCTACGGTCACCATGCCCACGTTTCTATTTTTGGCGCCGTCGATGTTCAACAAGGCGATGTGGTATTTCATCGCGCATCATCCGCCAATGCTGAAACCTTCCTCGACTTTTTGCGCCGATTGAAAGAGAAATATGCCGATCGATTCATCGTGCTTGTGTTGGACAATGCACGGATTCATCATGCCAAAATGGTGCAAGCATTCCTCGATTGTGAAGAAGGGGGTGCATTTCACTTTACTGCCACCGTATTCGCCTCATCTGAATCCGATTGA
- a CDS encoding type IV secretion protein Rhs, whose amino-acid sequence MEPLPLINESFHLLHDERGNVRTFTTGNGAGSTFTYDDRGLVESVSVGTADGKEILSETYRYDENGNRTKVESPTGETTVYRYDTLDQLVEEQLPDGTKIEYAYDGFGNRKQIVKTKDGQSTTTNADYNAANQLIRFGNESITYDANGNRLEDGKYQYEWNEADQLVSITRKGESTPFVTYKYDEDGRRIQKNVNGVMTNYHYQGDSLNVLYETDADGNVVRSYIYGENGQLLAMKKGNETYFYHYNAHGDVIALTDAQGNIVARYQYDAWGNILSQSGALADENPYRYAGYQYDNETGLYYLIARYYHPEHGVFLSLDPDPGDADDILTQNGYTYANNNPVMLVDPDGHFVWMAINAGFAAYDGYKAFKKGGWKAAAIAVGVGLVGGAAFKVYRIYKAKETAKIMRILLAAKHGKGNTTIEVGRVSKRLAKKAGKAWGGPGAKRLYKNGKWIGYKSKDKSKVFRMQYKKTRRVYQANYEEFYKSPINKKTYKLRNAHLNF is encoded by the coding sequence ATGGAGCCGCTGCCGTTGATTAACGAGTCATTTCACTTACTACATGACGAGAGAGGAAACGTTCGCACCTTCACGACAGGAAATGGGGCCGGTTCAACCTTTACGTATGATGACCGCGGCTTAGTGGAAAGCGTTTCGGTCGGTACGGCGGACGGAAAAGAAATTTTATCGGAAACGTACCGTTACGATGAAAACGGCAACCGGACGAAAGTGGAATCCCCAACGGGGGAAACGACCGTCTACCGTTACGATACTCTAGACCAATTAGTGGAAGAGCAGCTTCCAGATGGCACGAAAATCGAATATGCCTATGACGGATTCGGCAATCGGAAGCAAATCGTGAAAACGAAAGATGGGCAGTCGACGACGACCAATGCCGATTATAACGCTGCCAATCAGCTCATTCGTTTTGGAAACGAATCGATCACATATGATGCCAACGGCAACCGTCTCGAAGATGGAAAGTATCAATACGAATGGAATGAAGCGGACCAATTGGTTTCTATTACGAGAAAAGGAGAAAGCACTCCTTTTGTGACGTACAAATATGATGAAGACGGCCGGCGCATCCAAAAGAATGTAAATGGCGTCATGACGAACTACCATTACCAAGGGGATAGCCTAAACGTTCTGTATGAAACCGATGCGGATGGAAATGTGGTAAGATCGTATATATACGGAGAAAACGGGCAACTCCTTGCCATGAAAAAAGGCAATGAGACTTACTTTTATCACTATAACGCCCATGGCGATGTCATCGCCCTGACGGATGCGCAAGGAAACATCGTGGCCCGTTACCAATACGATGCGTGGGGGAACATTCTTTCCCAATCCGGCGCATTGGCGGACGAAAATCCATACCGATATGCGGGATATCAATATGACAACGAAACGGGGCTCTATTACTTAATTGCCCGATACTATCATCCAGAGCATGGTGTGTTCCTTTCTTTGGATCCAGACCCAGGGGATGCGGACGATATCCTCACACAAAACGGCTATACGTACGCGAACAACAATCCGGTGATGTTGGTGGATCCGGATGGGCATTTTGTGTGGATGGCCATCAATGCGGGATTCGCGGCGTATGATGGGTATAAAGCCTTTAAAAAAGGCGGCTGGAAAGCAGCGGCGATTGCTGTTGGTGTGGGACTGGTTGGTGGTGCTGCTTTTAAAGTGTATAGAATTTATAAAGCGAAAGAAACAGCCAAGATTATGAGGATTTTATTGGCGGCTAAGCATGGAAAAGGTAACACTACTATAGAAGTAGGTAGAGTAAGTAAGAGACTAGCAAAAAAGGCTGGGAAAGCATGGGGTGGACCAGGGGCTAAGCGACTTTACAAAAATGGTAAATGGATAGGATATAAAAGTAAAGATAAATCTAAAGTATTTAGAATGCAGTATAAGAAAACAAGAAGGGTATATCAAGCGAATTATGAGGAATTTTATAAGAGTCCTATCAACAAAAAGACATATAAGTTACGAAATGCACACCTGAATTTTTAG
- a CDS encoding DNA polymerase III subunit epsilon, with protein sequence MFFLRKAIDYKLNDNIPLSTPIDDVVFTVFDTETTGFHVATVDRLIEIGAVQVKGTAVIEDETFHTYVNPNRDLPPVIVELTNITEEKVKHAPTAIEALQQFFQFVEQKQSVCFVGHYISFDLFVLKHELRREKMKFRKPTFIDTLDLIGFIAPSYDMRDLERYAQAFGTRMYERHSAIGDALTTAYLFVELLQQFRLRGYRTWGELLRATDSQMRSLSF encoded by the coding sequence ATGTTTTTTTTACGCAAGGCGATTGATTATAAGTTAAACGACAATATCCCGTTATCGACACCAATTGATGACGTTGTTTTTACAGTTTTTGATACAGAAACGACGGGATTTCATGTGGCGACAGTAGATCGATTAATCGAAATCGGTGCGGTGCAAGTGAAAGGAACGGCGGTGATAGAAGACGAAACGTTTCATACGTATGTGAATCCGAATCGCGATCTCCCACCGGTTATTGTTGAATTGACGAACATTACGGAAGAAAAGGTGAAACATGCGCCGACGGCAATTGAAGCATTGCAACAATTTTTCCAATTTGTTGAACAAAAACAAAGTGTATGCTTTGTCGGTCATTACATTTCATTTGATTTATTTGTGCTGAAACACGAATTGCGCCGTGAAAAAATGAAATTTCGTAAACCGACGTTTATCGATACGCTCGACTTAATTGGTTTTATTGCACCGTCATATGATATGCGCGATTTAGAGCGATACGCTCAAGCGTTTGGCACACGTATGTATGAACGTCATTCGGCGATCGGCGATGCGCTCACGACTGCGTATTTATTCGTTGAGTTATTACAACAATTTCGCCTGCGCGGTTATCGAACGTGGGGAGAACTGTTGCGTGCCACAGATAGCCAAATGCGGTCGTTGTCGTTTTAA